A single genomic interval of Lathyrus oleraceus cultivar Zhongwan6 chromosome 7, CAAS_Psat_ZW6_1.0, whole genome shotgun sequence harbors:
- the LOC127106184 gene encoding gamma-glutamyl peptidase 5 → MEKMGVSGKRFGVLLCADDSDYVKKMYGGYFGVFVKMLEEDGEIWDVYKVARGEFPKDDELVLYDGFVITGSCSDAHGNDTWVSQLVNLLKKLNKMNKKILGICFGHQILGRALGGKVTRSPTGWDLGVRKITLSSSLPSPLSSLQLPSRLSIIKCHRDEIRELPAKAEVIAKSDKTGIEMFRYGDHIMGIQGHPEYSKDILFNIIDRLIQRNFITENLAVKAKEKAGMWEPDKEAWKRLCITFLKGRSCERKNGIENISIGGIF, encoded by the exons ATGGAGAAAATGGGTGTGAGCGGAAAAAGATTCGGGGTGTTGTTATGTGCGGATGATTCAGACTATGTGAAGAAAATGTACGGAGGGTATTTTGGGGTTTTCGTGAAAATGTTGGAGGAAGACGGTGAGATTTGGGACGTGTACAAGGTGGCGCGTGGAGAGTTTCCCAAAGACGATGAATTGGTTCTTTACGATGGTTTTGTCATCACTGGCAGTTGCAGTGATGCACATGGAAATGACACATGGGTTTCTCAACTCGTCAATTTGCTTAAGAAATTGAACAAGATGAACAAAAAAATCCTCGGCATTTGCTTCGGTCATCAG ATACTTGGTCGTGCATTGGGAGGAAAGGTGACTCGGTCACCAACTGGCTGGGACCTTGGTGTCAGAAAAATAACACTGTCATCTTCGTTACCATCACCATTGTCTTCTCTCCAACTTCCTTCAAGGCTCTCCATTATTAAATGCCACAGGGATGAG ATTCGAGAGCTCCCTGCCAAGGCTGAAGTGATTGCTAAATCAGATAAGACTGGAATTGAGATGTTTAGATATGGAGATCATATAATGGGAATTCAAGGTCACCCTGAGTATTCTAAAGACATTCTTTTCAATATTATTGACAGGCTTATTCAGCGAAATTTCATCACG GAAAATTTGGCTGTGAAAGCAAAGGAAAAGGCTGGAATGTGGGAGCCAGATAAGGAGGCATGGAAGAGACTGTGCATCACCTTTCTCAAGGGTCGTTCTTGTGAAAGAAAAAATGGAATAGAAAATATCAGTATTGGTGGGATATTTTGA